In Pseudoalteromonas nigrifaciens, the sequence AACTTGCACATCAATAACGCCGACTTTAGGGTCGGCTATCTTTTTAAACATACTGCTCGATAAATCTATAATACGCCCGCGTATATAAGGACCTCGGTCGTTAATTCTCACTATTACCGACTTATTATTTGCTAGGTTTGTTACTTTCACTTTAGTACCAAAGGCCAGCTTAAGATGCGCTGCCGTTGCTGCTTGCTGATCAAAGCGTTCGCCATTTGCGGTGGTTC encodes:
- a CDS encoding septal ring lytic transglycosylase RlpA family protein, giving the protein MILKKLTVTFIAIILAGCSSQPLVKSSSGELTQLGKASFYADKYQGRTTANGERFDQQAATAAHLKLAFGTKVKVTNLANNKSVIVRINDRGPYIRGRIIDLSSSMFKKIADPKVGVIDVQVTVIDKAN